A segment of the Methanothermococcus thermolithotrophicus DSM 2095 genome:
CTACGGCTACATCAAATATTTCTCCCTTTAGACATGTAACCAATTTTCCTTGAGCATTTGGATTTTTTTGATAATGCAGTCCTCTTAAGACTCCTTTTTTAGATTTGGAGCAATTATCTTGAACAAACATTTTATCTATTCCAATTTTAGAGAACTCACTATATTTGTAGGTTTCCATAAAAAACCCTCTATCGTCCTCAAAAACCTTTGGTTCTATCAATACAACCTCAGGGATTTCTAATCTTTTAAAAATAAAAGGCATTTTTTTCACCAATGTTTAGTATTATCAATTCCTTTTCATCAAGCTTTAATATACAATAAACTACTTATTAACTATAAATATAACTTTTTGCATTTTAATAAACACGTAATAAAAAAATGGTGAATAAATGGACAAAAAAATAGAGAAATTTTTAACAATTATATTGTCAATTCTACTTATTGCGTCCATTCTTACAACCGTATATCTTATTCACGCTCCAAAAGTGGGGGAAAGGTTTACAGAGTTTTATATATTGAATGAAAACCTAAAGGCATACGATTATCCAACCAATTTAAAATATAACGAAAATGCCACAATAATTATAGGGATAAGAAACCTTGAATACCGACCTATGAACTACACTGTTTTGGTATTTTTATCTAATAAAACATACGATTACAATGACACAGTATATTTGGATCAGGTGAATAATTGGAATGGATTTTTATCTTACAACTATGCCCTTTCAAAGAAAGTTCATTTAATCCACCATAATGAAACAGTGTTGATACCTTTGAACTTCTCAATAAACAAGACGGGGGTTCATAAAATAGAGTTTATCCTACTGGACGAATCTTCTGAATTAGGTTTGAAAAAAGTATATAGGGAGTTACATCTTTGGACGAATGTATCAAAAGACGAAAATAAAAGTTTAATTTAATCGGAGTGAGCGAAGCGAACGAAGAGCTATGAAATTACGAAGTAATTTCATTTAACTACCAAAGCTTTTCAAAGCTTTCAAGATAAAAGTGGGGACTAGGTTTTGAGATACTTTTCTTAAAGGTTTCTAGGGGGCTTTCATATGGCTATTGATAGTTATTTAATAAAAAAAATAGTAGGTTTCCTAAGTGTAATGTTGGGCTTAGGGTTTTTAATAAATGGATATTTAAACGATATATTTTATTTTATTAATCTTGGGATAGGTTCAATATTGATCGGAACGGTTATTTTAATATTTTCACATGAAAAATATTTAAAATACGATATAAGTTCAACCATCTTCAACGATTATATTGATTTAATAAGTAAACTAATAAAAAATTTGGAAATAAGTACAAAAGGTATTGTCATTCCTCCTCGACATAATATAAAAAATGGGGCCATATTTCTTCCATTAAATGAAGATTTTAAAATAAATTTTGCAGTAATAGATGATAATATTCTATTTGTAAATTCAGATAATAAGAAAGAAATGGGCATCGTGTTTTCTCCACTTGGAAAGGGATTTATCAACATGTTGGATAAACAGGGGGAAAGTATCGATGAAGTGTCAAAAGAAATATTTGATGAACATCTATCCTACGCCTTAAGTTTATTTGATATGGGGGATGATGTTAATATAAAATATAAAGATAGGGATATAACAATATCATATAAAATAAAAGAGAATGAAGCATGTAAGAAGCTTAAAAAAGAAAAATTATGCGAAAAGATTCCATGTCCCGTATGTGGTTTTGTAATTTTAGGTCTGGCGAGAAATTTGAATAAAGTGTTAAAGATAAATGAAATAAAACAGGAGAATAATAATGTAATTATTAAGTTATCAGTGATTGAACAAACTCTTTAAGTTTGTAGCTTCTTGAGATCGAAGCAAATCTTCGATTTGCTGACTCACGAAACCTTCGGTTTCGTCGAGTCGAAGCAAATTTCTTTGGAATTGAACAAAAATTATTTCATAATTTTTGTAGCTCCAACGAAGTTGGTGATTTGCTGAGAAACGAGAGAATTTAAAACCGAAGGTTTTAAGTCACCTTCGCTTTGCTCAGGTGATTGAATGAAGTATAAGTTGATATTTTTAATCCTATTGATTCCTTTTATAACTTTTATATCCATTTTTGTACGTGCAATTGATCTATATGTTACTTTGTTACTAATCGCTTTTCTTATTGGTTATGAACTATTTAGGCCTTACTTCTCTAAAAGAACACAGGAAAAACTCGAAGTAATAGTGTACTTGGGAATCATAATATTCATAATAATTGTATTTAAAAAAGTAATGGAAATTCTTGGTTAACTCAATCGTTAACTTTTTTCAAGTTATATATCAATAACATTATTCCAGAGAAACCTATAAGGATAGAACACTGAGATCTTGCATCACTTAATACATTGGGATATTGAACGTATAAAATGTAAAGAATTAATATTGGAATGGATACCATAGAAAATACCGTTAACAATAAAGTTCTATTGACTTCCCTACCAAAATTGAATGAAAATCCTTGATTTTCATAGCTCACCTTCACTTCGTTCAGGTGATTTAAGTAAATTGCGTACATTAAAAATAAAACATACACCAAGGTTGTCGATTCAATGGATTCTATCCCCAAATACATAAGAAGGTATGCAAAAATTAAAGGAGCTAAAAATACCAAATATTTTGTTTCAAATGATGTATCCCTTTTTAAAATAAGATCTAAACCCAGAATTGAAGGAACTATTAGATAGATTATAATATAAAGAAAATCATAAGAAAACAAATTTCCAATAACTATATTGTTTGAAGCATAAATTAAACATATTATATATGCCAATAATCCATAGACTTTTTTAAAATAGGAAATTAGAAAAGAAATTAGTAGGCCCAATAAAACATATTCGCTATTTAAAAAATTTAAAAATATAATGCCCTGAAAAAGCAAGAGAATCCTATACATGTTTTCTCCTTCTTAGTTTTTTAAGAATGTTATCTATTTTGTCATTACATGTTAAATCAACAACAGTAATGCCTTTATTTCTTAAGTTTTTAATGACTTTTTTCCTACTTAGGTAGTGATCATAAAGTAGTTTTAAAATTTCTTCGTCTATCTCATGTTCTTTAATGTTTAGAGATGGGGAGTAAACAGCATACACTATTATCTTAAATCCCTTTCTAGTTAACATATTTACACTTTTTAAAAAGGGAGATATATTTGTATCCAAATCTGTGAATATCATTACAGTCCCGGCGTTCATCTTGATAAGTCGTTTTGCACATTCAAAAATTCCAAAACATCCTTTTTTACTTTTAGATAAATATGAATGGAGTATAAAATCCTTGTTTTTATTGTCCTTGTATAGTGTTATAGGCGAAGGATAATACTTATCCAATAAAATAGGTTTGAGATTCAATAATTCCTTTTCCATTATATTTTTTAGCTTGTTTTTTTCCAAATATATTGACTTCAATATCCTGTAATCGTCGTGTATAAAAAGATGTTGATCGTTTTCGCTATCCGAGCTCTTTAAAAAACTCATCAAAATATCAGTTACATAGTTGATTTTATTTTTATTTTCATCAACACTTTTTCTCATACTATATCCTGCGTCTAAAATATAGTAAATAGGACTATCCCCTCTGTAAGTCATCTTTCTTACAATTAACTCGTTGATACATATGGATTTTTTCCAGTCTATTCTCTTAACATCCTCTCCAAATTCGTATTTCTTTAATTCGTCAATTTCAGGCTCTGTAATAAATTTAATTGTTGAATTTAACATTGCCTCTTTTTCAATACTATGTTTTAATCCTTCAACTGATGGCATCACTTGAAATACAAATGATTTAGAATAATAGTGGGAGTTTAATTCCATTTTATCAAATATATTTCCTTCCAACAGGATATTTAACTCTCCTTTCCTGTGGGGTGTTACTTCAACAAAATACTCCATATATTCCATGTTTTCGTCAAGTTTTTCATTTATCACCTTGATTGTTCCATTATTCGATTTAAATAACATGTATGGGATTATATTTTTTGAATATAGTTTAAAAAGAATAATTGAAGGATGATGTTCTTTTAATTTTATATTATTTGAAACCAAATCCCCTGAGAAAGGTCTTGATTTTTGGGATCCAACACTTTTAAAAAGGGTTGGGTCGTTAGGATTTTGCTCGATTAGGGAATATTTAACAGGAGAGGCTTTAAAAATCATGAGGTTTTTATGAAACATTTTTTCTGTAAAATAGGAGTATATAAATATAAATGCTCCCAGTAGGGTGGGGTATAGATTACTTAAAATATATCCATTGGCATAAAAAATTAATGCAGTTACCAAAAGTATTTTATTGTACAATGTTTTATCCATTAAATCCCCTTGATACCCTTATCTTGTTTATGGTATATATTGTTGGTTATTATGGTGCTTCCACAACCATATACTCGGTTTAAGCATAATTATCTATTAATTATCTAAAATCACCTTTTGGTACTTCTACATTGTTTACAATATCTTTTAATATTTCTTCTGTTGAACTCTCTTCCTCATAATCAACTACCAACCTATGAGAAAGAACTTTTAAAACATTGTTTTTTACATCATCTGGAATTACATATGTTCTACCATCCAAATAGGCATGAGCTCTTGCTACTTTTAATAAATGAACACCTGCCCTTGTACTTGCCCCTAATGTTATTCTATCATCTTTTCTTGTTGCAACAACTATGTCCCTTATGTAGGTCAATATTGGTAAAGAAACATGAATTTTTTTCACTTCATCACAAATACTATTCAATATTTCTTTGTTTACAATCGGTTTAACTTCTTCTTCGATTTCCATGGTTTTTAATTTTAGTACATTCAATTCATCCTCTTCATCCAAATAATCCAAGGATAATTTCATCATAAACCTATCCAATTGAGCAACTGGCAGTGAATAGGTACCTTCAAACTCTACAGGGTTTTGAGTGGCAATAACGATAAAAGGTTTTGGTAAATTGTATGTTTTTTTACCGACCGTGATACTGTTCTCTTCCATACTTTCTAACAATGCAGATTGGGTTTTTGGAGACATTCTGTTTATTTCATCCACTAAAACAAGGTTAGCAAATAATGGACCTTCCATAAATTCGAATGTTCCAGATTGTAACTTATAAATATCCCCTCCGGTAAGATCTGAAGGAATTAAGTCAGGTGTCCCCTGTATTCTAGAAAACTTTAAATTTATACATTTTGCAAATGATTTTGCCATTGTGGTTTTTGCCAAACCTGGGAGCCCTTCAATTAATATATGCTCATTTGATATCAAACACATGAATAGATCGCGAATAAC
Coding sequences within it:
- a CDS encoding DUF1616 domain-containing protein, translated to MDKKIEKFLTIILSILLIASILTTVYLIHAPKVGERFTEFYILNENLKAYDYPTNLKYNENATIIIGIRNLEYRPMNYTVLVFLSNKTYDYNDTVYLDQVNNWNGFLSYNYALSKKVHLIHHNETVLIPLNFSINKTGVHKIEFILLDESSELGLKKVYRELHLWTNVSKDENKSLI
- a CDS encoding DUF58 domain-containing protein, with amino-acid sequence MDKTLYNKILLVTALIFYANGYILSNLYPTLLGAFIFIYSYFTEKMFHKNLMIFKASPVKYSLIEQNPNDPTLFKSVGSQKSRPFSGDLVSNNIKLKEHHPSIILFKLYSKNIIPYMLFKSNNGTIKVINEKLDENMEYMEYFVEVTPHRKGELNILLEGNIFDKMELNSHYYSKSFVFQVMPSVEGLKHSIEKEAMLNSTIKFITEPEIDELKKYEFGEDVKRIDWKKSICINELIVRKMTYRGDSPIYYILDAGYSMRKSVDENKNKINYVTDILMSFLKSSDSENDQHLFIHDDYRILKSIYLEKNKLKNIMEKELLNLKPILLDKYYPSPITLYKDNKNKDFILHSYLSKSKKGCFGIFECAKRLIKMNAGTVMIFTDLDTNISPFLKSVNMLTRKGFKIIVYAVYSPSLNIKEHEIDEEILKLLYDHYLSRKKVIKNLRNKGITVVDLTCNDKIDNILKKLRRRKHV
- a CDS encoding MoxR family ATPase — encoded protein: MNVFQNIRNELKKNIVGMDGVIRDLFMCLISNEHILIEGLPGLAKTTMAKSFAKCINLKFSRIQGTPDLIPSDLTGGDIYKLQSGTFEFMEGPLFANLVLVDEINRMSPKTQSALLESMEENSITVGKKTYNLPKPFIVIATQNPVEFEGTYSLPVAQLDRFMMKLSLDYLDEEDELNVLKLKTMEIEEEVKPIVNKEILNSICDEVKKIHVSLPILTYIRDIVVATRKDDRITLGASTRAGVHLLKVARAHAYLDGRTYVIPDDVKNNVLKVLSHRLVVDYEEESSTEEILKDIVNNVEVPKGDFR